From a region of the Lactuca sativa cultivar Salinas chromosome 4, Lsat_Salinas_v11, whole genome shotgun sequence genome:
- the LOC111879155 gene encoding uncharacterized protein LOC111879155, which translates to MANLSKLEFMALDISGKKYLSWILDAKIHLDAMGLGNTIKDVNPLNEASSQEKAKAMIFLRHHLDDGLKAKYLTIKDPADLWNNLKERYDHQKTMILPRARFDWLHLRLQDFKSMS; encoded by the coding sequence ATGGCAAACCTTAGCAAACTTGAGTTTATGGCTCTTGACATTAGTGgaaaaaaatatttatcatggATCCTTGATGCTAAAATCCACCTTGATGCTATGGGTCTTGGAAACACCATAAAGGATGTAAATCCTTTAAATGAAGCATCAAGCCAAGAAAAGGCTAAGGCGATGATTTTCCTTCGCCACCATCTCGATGATGGATTAAAAGCTAAATACCTTACTATCAAAGATCCAGCTGATCTTTGGAATAATTTGAAAGAGAGGTATGATCATCAAAAAACTATGATACTTCCTAGAGCTCGTTTTGATTGGTTACACCTTCGGCTACAAGATTTTAAATCTATGAGTTAG
- the LOC111879153 gene encoding uncharacterized protein LOC111879153, whose translation MVLQQQYREKGFKKYCELISYLLVAEQNNELLMKNLQSRSTDSSPFPEVNATSSNYNGCGSNRVRGRDRGRGRGRGGGRHNNLPNNNNNISNHQKWECNKNPHPNDKNGQGKKKVENVCHRCGMTGHWSRTCRTPKHFVDLYQASLKYKEGKNAETNFVQNYFYEDQLEMGHLNVADYQANTEETSGVMDGDGSTQFFP comes from the coding sequence ATGGTCCTGCAGCAACAATATCGTGAGAAAGGGTTTAAAAAATATTGTGAATTAATCTCATATCTTCTTGTGGCTGAACAAAATAATGAGCTCTTAATGAAAAATCTCCAATCACGTTCGACAGATTCTAGTCCATTCCCTGAAGTGAATGCAACATCATCTAATTATAACGGATGTGGGTCTAACCGTGTCCGTGGCCGTGATCGTGGTCGAGGTCGTGGACGTGGTGGAGGCCGTCATAATAATCTtcccaacaataataataatataagtaacCACCAGAAGTGGGAATGTAACAAAAACCCACATCCTAATGATAAAAATGGCCAAGGCAAAAAGAAAGTTGAAAATGTTTGTCACCGATGTGGAATGACCGGTCATTGGTCGCGTACATGTCGCACTCCAAAGCATTTTGTTGATCTTTATCAAGCTTCTCTAAAATATAAAGAAGGAAAAAATGCGGAAACAAATTTCGTTCAAAATTATTTTTACGAAGATCAACTAGAAATGGGACATTTGAATGTCGCCGATTATCAAGCCAACACGGAAGAGACAAGCGGTGTTATGGATGGTGATGGAAGTACCCAATTTTTCCCATAA